In Ptiloglossa arizonensis isolate GNS036 chromosome 6, iyPtiAriz1_principal, whole genome shotgun sequence, the DNA window aaaatatataaacaacTGTCAAAATGCCCTAATTCCGTTctataaattgattttgatccttGCAAAGAGAATGATCAGTTTTATACGAACACAGATTGAAATACCTCGATAAAACTGGATCGAACAATTTTGGTATACCCGATGCGAACATAAAAATTGGTTACTTGCAAACGTTAATTACTAACCATCGTGATATTGCTTCCATTGAGCAAAATTTGATCGAGCTTAGTGACCCTTCGTCCTTCGGAGGTTGCTTCGCTTTCCGTCACATCTTCGAGCAGCATATTTACAAAGTCATCGAAACCTAATAAAGTGCCGACAATTTCTTTGTCGTTTTTCATAATAATGTGTATCCGAGAACCGATGCATTTGTCAACTAACTCTGTAAATTCATGCTGCGGGTCAGTAAAGTGTTCAAAGAACAAAGTGAGGTTATAAAgacattgtaaataaaatatatcttaCCTAAAGGCAACAAAGTAGATGGATTTGTGCTAACAGAACTCGTCATAGTGAAAGTATTACCAAGGTTGCgagataattaaaaatcaaaataagaAGGTGCCGACATATGACTTCTATTTCATCAAAAAATAGCGGGAACGACACTCGCTCGACAATAATATGTaaacaatatttgaaaatctAGCGACGCCTACGATACAGAGAGCAAACTTGTGGACTTCCTTACCGACCAAATTATTGTATTCGGttacaatgtttaaaataaacactctattttatattctttcctTTCAAACGAAACATCTTGCATTCATAATACACATTACTTTCCTTAATTCGTACAAACAGTCTTGTAAGCGAGAGTCGTAGAAGATAGTTGTCTGTAAATTCTAACAAAGAAAGTTCATCGAATGGAAGTTCAAAATTCGATTGAATTTTTAGCCCATCGATTATTACAACTTTAAAGCGTACGGTATAGATATCATCGAATGCACAAATATTAAATGTACATTGTTTAACTGTACATA includes these proteins:
- the LOC143148585 gene encoding U6 snRNA-associated Sm-like protein LSm5 — translated: MTSSVSTNPSTLLPLELVDKCIGSRIHIIMKNDKEIVGTLLGFDDFVNMLLEDVTESEATSEGRRVTKLDQILLNGSNITMLVPGGEMPDT